In one Novosphingopyxis iocasae genomic region, the following are encoded:
- a CDS encoding class I SAM-dependent methyltransferase, whose product MSTTQSPAFWRAIPSSALSTPRAFRPSSWTEHVPFAFWIVDAMRPRSLVELGTWYGMSYLAFCQSIQQLGCDTRAMAIDTWRGDTQAGAIDDSILRELRTYHDPHYTAFSTLEQSDFDSVAANTEDGSIDLLHIDGLHTFEAVSHDFETWLPKMSDRGVILFHDTQVKRDDFGVYTLWADVSSRYPSFEFHHEHGLGVLGVGSQCTPSMEALFAAAKDVEEAAKIRDFFSTLGRGLRQQQLRTESDAKLDRLRNNPLFGSMLKLRRMVNG is encoded by the coding sequence ATGTCCACTACGCAAAGCCCCGCCTTCTGGCGCGCTATTCCCTCCAGTGCCCTTTCCACGCCGCGCGCGTTTCGCCCGTCCTCCTGGACTGAGCATGTTCCCTTCGCTTTCTGGATTGTGGATGCCATGCGTCCGCGCAGCCTGGTCGAGCTGGGAACGTGGTACGGCATGTCTTATCTCGCTTTCTGCCAGTCGATCCAACAGCTCGGTTGCGACACGCGCGCGATGGCGATCGACACTTGGCGCGGCGACACGCAGGCCGGTGCGATCGATGACAGCATCCTGCGCGAGCTACGCACCTATCACGATCCGCATTACACGGCGTTCTCTACGCTGGAGCAGAGTGATTTCGACAGCGTTGCAGCCAATACCGAAGATGGCAGTATCGATCTGCTGCATATCGACGGCTTGCACACTTTCGAGGCGGTCAGTCACGATTTCGAGACCTGGCTTCCCAAGATGTCCGATCGCGGCGTGATCCTGTTTCACGATACGCAGGTGAAGCGCGACGACTTTGGCGTTTATACGCTTTGGGCTGACGTCTCCTCGCGCTACCCCTCTTTTGAATTTCATCACGAACATGGCCTGGGTGTGCTTGGCGTTGGTTCGCAGTGCACGCCTTCCATGGAGGCGCTGTTCGCTGCCGCTAAAGACGTCGAAGAGGCCGCGAAAATTCGCGACTTCTTCTCCACTTTAGGCCGCGGCCTTAGACAGCAGCAACTACGCACCGAGTCGGATGCGAAGCTTGATCGGCTGCGGAACAATCCACTGTTTGGATCGATGCTCAAATTGCGGCGGATGGTAAATGGCTAG
- a CDS encoding flippase produces MSIARHTVYNLVGAVLPLFVSIVTVPAYLHLIGLERYGVLSVCWLLLGYFGLFDIGLGRAITQQIARVPVEDVAQSNRLFWSAIWLSLGLVVFASLLLVPAAYWGLTLIKFDTAEVAAEVGGTVVWLAFSLPVAMIIGILNGALQGRERFAALNGVDVLSNSLSAIVPLTIAWLVGPTLWMLVAGALGVRVLSAVLLFYFCRRSIPLRRPVKVHRGDARGLLSYGGWVSITSIIGPMLVFWDRFAIGWVIGAAAVSIYVLASTVVQRAAVLPNALTRAMFPRFAYGSDDYAAKIQGQAITFLSVVMTPGMILVMALVHPLLTLWIGADLARQTAPVLLVLLPGIWFNGMAHIPYNYLQATGKPNVVAIIHSVEILPYVGILMVGLYAFGIPGVALAWTLRAVADALLLYSRSLGGLRAMRPVTAAAALLSASTVAALLLPAGSALRWAIMTLLVLGSCWQAYRMHPEIIRRGIGMGLSRVRVLLAGRTI; encoded by the coding sequence GTGAGTATCGCGCGCCATACGGTTTACAATCTCGTGGGCGCGGTTCTGCCGTTATTCGTATCGATTGTGACGGTACCCGCTTACCTTCACCTGATCGGGCTGGAACGATACGGCGTCCTCTCTGTCTGCTGGTTGTTGCTGGGTTATTTCGGACTGTTCGACATCGGACTGGGCAGAGCGATCACGCAGCAGATTGCGCGGGTTCCCGTCGAAGATGTCGCGCAATCTAACCGCCTGTTTTGGAGCGCGATCTGGCTTAGCTTGGGCCTGGTGGTTTTTGCCAGCCTGCTTCTCGTACCGGCAGCGTATTGGGGCCTTACGCTCATCAAGTTCGATACGGCGGAGGTTGCAGCAGAAGTCGGCGGCACCGTGGTTTGGCTAGCATTCAGCCTGCCGGTAGCCATGATCATCGGCATCCTAAATGGCGCTCTGCAAGGTCGGGAGCGCTTTGCCGCGCTGAACGGTGTCGATGTGTTGTCGAACAGCCTCAGCGCGATCGTACCTCTGACCATCGCCTGGCTGGTGGGGCCCACGCTCTGGATGCTGGTGGCCGGAGCGCTTGGCGTGCGTGTGCTCTCAGCGGTTTTGCTATTCTACTTCTGCCGCCGATCGATCCCCTTGCGGCGACCGGTTAAGGTCCACCGTGGCGATGCGCGCGGCTTGCTGAGCTATGGCGGGTGGGTCAGCATCACCAGCATCATTGGCCCGATGCTTGTTTTCTGGGACCGTTTTGCCATCGGTTGGGTGATAGGCGCGGCGGCCGTTTCGATCTATGTTCTGGCATCTACGGTGGTACAGCGCGCCGCGGTGCTACCCAATGCGCTCACCCGCGCCATGTTCCCACGCTTCGCTTATGGAAGCGATGATTATGCCGCCAAAATTCAGGGCCAGGCTATCACCTTTTTATCAGTGGTCATGACGCCGGGTATGATCCTGGTCATGGCGCTCGTACATCCACTTTTGACCTTGTGGATCGGGGCAGATCTTGCGCGGCAGACCGCGCCGGTACTGCTGGTCCTGCTCCCGGGCATTTGGTTCAACGGCATGGCCCACATTCCGTATAACTATCTACAGGCTACCGGAAAACCAAACGTGGTAGCGATTATCCATTCGGTCGAGATCCTGCCCTATGTGGGGATACTGATGGTCGGACTCTATGCCTTCGGCATCCCGGGTGTAGCCCTGGCCTGGACACTGAGAGCCGTCGCTGATGCTTTGCTGCTCTACAGCCGGTCGCTCGGCGGTCTACGCGCGATGCGACCGGTAACGGCGGCGGCAGCGCTTTTGTCGGCTTCTACCGTTGCTGCTCTATTGCTGCCTGCCGGCAGTGCGCTGCGATGGGCCATAATGACATTGCTGGTGCTAGGTTCGTGCTGGCAGGCCTATCGCATGCATCCAGAGATCATTAGGCGCGGAATCGGCATGGGACTTTCGCGGGTGCGCGTCCTGCTGGCTGGGAGAACGATCTAA
- a CDS encoding glycosyltransferase family 2 protein, with product MSSVDIIIVNWNSGGLLAKCLDSIRLYGGDQIDQVIIVDNGSVDGSDRVEEHGLPLRIIRTGENLGFGRACNVAAEHASAPYILLLNPDAELREGALQRSLAFMDSEENSDVGVLGARLNDQFGRAHHHCARFPDWKTFVGNSLGLTRIARRWFKPIHLTEFDHLSDRDVDHVMGAYYLIRTDLYRSLGGFDERFFVYLEDLDLSRRVWLAEKRIHYSASVEAYHKQGGTSEQVKAHRLFYSLQSNLVYAFKHLPLGQAITVALVTNFVEPVSRSFRALFRFSLEELWFTWRGFGMLYADTPRTWQAVRSVLRDRREKTGKRKPT from the coding sequence GTGAGCAGCGTTGATATCATCATCGTCAACTGGAATTCCGGCGGATTGCTGGCAAAATGTCTGGATTCGATCCGCCTCTATGGCGGGGATCAGATCGATCAGGTGATCATCGTGGACAACGGATCGGTCGACGGATCCGATCGTGTTGAAGAGCATGGCCTGCCACTACGGATCATCAGAACGGGTGAGAATCTGGGCTTTGGACGCGCCTGCAATGTTGCCGCCGAGCATGCGAGCGCCCCGTACATTCTGTTATTGAACCCCGATGCTGAATTGCGCGAAGGCGCGCTGCAACGCTCTCTCGCGTTTATGGACAGCGAAGAAAATAGTGATGTTGGCGTTCTAGGCGCTCGGCTGAACGATCAGTTCGGCCGTGCGCACCATCATTGTGCGCGTTTCCCGGACTGGAAGACCTTTGTCGGCAACAGCCTTGGCCTCACGCGTATTGCGCGTCGCTGGTTTAAACCCATTCACTTGACCGAGTTCGATCATTTAAGCGACCGTGATGTCGATCACGTAATGGGTGCCTACTATCTGATCCGGACGGACCTCTATCGCTCGCTTGGCGGGTTCGACGAGCGTTTCTTCGTCTATTTGGAGGATCTGGATCTGTCCCGCCGTGTGTGGCTTGCGGAGAAGCGGATTCATTACAGCGCTTCGGTTGAGGCCTACCATAAACAGGGCGGTACATCAGAGCAGGTGAAGGCCCATCGCCTTTTCTATTCGCTTCAGAGCAACCTGGTTTATGCGTTCAAGCATTTACCACTCGGTCAAGCGATCACGGTGGCACTGGTCACTAATTTCGTCGAACCGGTGTCGCGCAGTTTTCGCGCCCTCTTCCGTTTCTCGCTGGAGGAATTATGGTTTACCTGGCGCGGTTTCGGAATGCTTTACGCAGATACCCCGCGTACATGGCAGGCCGTTCGCAGCGTCCTGCGCGATCGTCGAGAGAAAACGGGAAAGCGCAAACCGACATGA
- a CDS encoding glycosyltransferase, translated as MKRFDPNAGEAGPSVLRAAPVTLWLPPFRMTSPVPTILLLPRYSDLGPSSRLRMSQFVPALQAAGFEVKSHPFFPDRYLHRYFADGGKDKWAAIEAHLRRIGTLLRAKADIMWIEKEAFPYLPATAESLVALRRTPYVIDFDDAIFHNYDQSGSGLVRQLLGDKLKPLIAGSAAIFAGNDYLADYALAAGAERVLDIPTVVDPHRYPVRPSPDDGLVKIGWIGTPANARYLAPVIAAMNALADRHALKLVTIGAEAVPGLIAPQENLPWTEQDEGELLSGIDLGVMPLVDSPWERGKCGYKLIQYMAAGKPVIASPVGVNSRIVTPEVGLLASDEREWIAAIDRLANDRNMRSAMGGQARRRVEQHYSLQAIAPAIVAAFRQITDQNREKAG; from the coding sequence ATGAAGCGCTTCGATCCTAATGCTGGTGAGGCCGGGCCGTCGGTGTTAAGGGCGGCGCCCGTCACATTATGGCTACCGCCCTTTCGCATGACCAGTCCAGTACCGACCATCCTTCTTCTGCCCCGCTACTCCGATCTGGGGCCGAGCAGCCGACTGCGCATGAGCCAATTCGTGCCGGCGCTTCAAGCGGCTGGCTTTGAGGTCAAGAGCCATCCATTTTTTCCGGATCGGTACCTTCACCGCTACTTCGCAGATGGCGGAAAGGACAAGTGGGCGGCCATCGAGGCGCATCTGCGGCGCATCGGTACGCTGCTCAGGGCCAAAGCGGACATTATGTGGATTGAAAAGGAAGCGTTTCCCTATCTTCCTGCCACTGCGGAAAGTCTGGTTGCCTTGCGCCGAACTCCCTATGTCATCGATTTTGATGACGCGATCTTCCACAACTATGATCAAAGTGGCTCTGGGCTGGTCCGCCAGCTGCTTGGAGATAAGCTGAAGCCGCTAATAGCCGGAAGCGCGGCGATTTTTGCGGGCAATGACTATCTAGCCGACTATGCACTTGCAGCAGGTGCAGAACGCGTTCTCGATATACCCACCGTCGTCGATCCGCATCGCTATCCAGTGCGCCCCTCGCCTGACGATGGCTTGGTCAAGATCGGATGGATCGGCACTCCGGCAAACGCCCGCTATTTGGCCCCTGTGATTGCGGCGATGAACGCCTTGGCAGACCGGCATGCCCTGAAGCTAGTGACAATTGGTGCCGAAGCGGTTCCGGGCTTGATCGCACCCCAAGAGAACCTGCCCTGGACGGAGCAGGATGAGGGTGAGCTTTTGAGCGGCATCGATCTTGGGGTCATGCCGCTGGTCGACAGCCCATGGGAACGCGGCAAATGCGGTTATAAGCTTATTCAGTATATGGCCGCGGGAAAACCAGTGATTGCTTCACCGGTGGGCGTCAACAGCCGGATCGTAACGCCGGAAGTCGGCTTGCTCGCCTCTGACGAGCGGGAGTGGATAGCCGCGATCGATCGCCTCGCAAATGATCGCAATATGCGATCCGCTATGGGCGGACAGGCTCGCCGCCGGGTCGAGCAACATTATTCGCTGCAGGCGATAGCGCCTGCCATCGTCGCTGCCTTCCGCCAAATCACAGACCAGAATCGGGAAAAGGCCGGATGA
- a CDS encoding GumC family protein — translation MNTPDRMQRFTAETSSMSPAAIAAEEQERVGFLRHYSQLLWRWRYVFFGSILGFMLIGLVITLLMTPQYTAMTTIEISRESDQIVNIQGVQRDASDADQEFYQTQYGLLQARSLAERVTEELNLANNRDFFEMFGNEQALASFDNNAKAAAGRAERKQIAADILLDHLDITPTRQSRLVDIEFTSPSATFSAKIANSWARNFIRESLERRYEATSYARNFLQNRLGQLRTKLDESEEELMNYAQQQRIITLPGQGAQGSEQSTVAYDLVSLNNALASATADRLAAEAKYKEAAGRGADSAEALGNNALNVLRARRADVAADYQKLLAQFEPQYPPAMALQRQLRQIDQSIAREEQRVSDYIRNAYDTARAREEALKQRVDELKASFLDQRRRSIRYNIFQREVDTNRQLYDALLQRYKEIGVAGGVGVNNIAIVDEAIVPEKPSSPKLILNLLLALFCGAAVGAGLAFLFDQSDERISDPEEVRKLLGLPVLGTIPRSKEGSPEMALRDRKSEIVEAYLAVQTNLQLASASGIPRVISVTSTRPTEGKSTTAFALATMLGRSNARVVLIDCDMRSPSVHKLLDVKHDNGVSNYLAGVDSFDEMLVPVDDYGFTAITAGPIPPNAAELLTSDRLSKMIDALLTRFDYVVIDAPPVLGLADAPLIGSRVEGVIYAIESNGARSTFVKAAIARLRAANVPILGAVLTKFEPKRAKYGYGYTYGYTYGEKDARGSAALDG, via the coding sequence ATGAACACCCCCGACCGTATGCAGCGTTTCACGGCCGAGACGTCCTCCATGAGCCCCGCCGCCATCGCGGCTGAGGAGCAAGAGCGCGTTGGCTTTTTGCGCCACTATTCCCAGCTACTCTGGAGATGGCGCTATGTGTTTTTCGGCTCGATTCTAGGCTTCATGCTGATCGGCCTGGTCATTACACTTTTGATGACGCCGCAATATACGGCCATGACCACGATCGAGATTTCGCGTGAGTCCGACCAGATCGTAAATATCCAAGGCGTTCAGCGCGATGCCAGCGATGCCGACCAGGAATTCTACCAGACGCAGTACGGTCTGCTGCAGGCGCGCTCGCTCGCCGAACGCGTAACCGAGGAGCTCAATCTCGCCAACAACCGCGACTTTTTCGAGATGTTTGGCAATGAGCAGGCTCTGGCGTCGTTCGATAACAACGCGAAAGCAGCTGCCGGACGCGCGGAGCGCAAGCAGATAGCAGCCGACATCCTTCTGGATCATCTGGATATTACGCCGACGCGCCAGTCGCGCCTTGTCGATATCGAGTTCACTAGCCCCAGCGCGACTTTCTCCGCGAAGATCGCAAACTCCTGGGCACGCAACTTCATTCGCGAGAGCCTAGAGCGCCGCTACGAAGCGACGTCCTATGCCCGTAACTTCTTGCAGAACCGTCTGGGCCAGCTGCGTACCAAACTCGATGAATCCGAAGAAGAGCTGATGAACTATGCGCAGCAGCAGCGGATCATCACCCTTCCCGGTCAAGGCGCGCAGGGTTCAGAGCAGTCCACCGTCGCTTACGATCTAGTCTCCCTGAACAACGCGTTGGCAAGCGCCACCGCTGATCGACTTGCGGCCGAAGCCAAATATAAGGAAGCGGCCGGTCGTGGAGCGGACTCGGCAGAAGCGCTAGGAAACAATGCGCTAAACGTATTACGGGCGCGGCGGGCAGACGTTGCGGCTGACTATCAGAAGCTTCTAGCTCAGTTCGAACCTCAATATCCGCCAGCCATGGCGCTGCAGCGGCAGCTGCGACAGATTGATCAGAGTATTGCTCGCGAAGAACAGCGAGTTAGCGACTATATTCGTAACGCCTATGACACAGCCCGTGCTCGCGAAGAGGCTCTTAAGCAGCGGGTTGACGAGTTGAAGGCGAGCTTCCTTGATCAGCGCCGCCGCAGCATTCGCTACAACATCTTTCAACGCGAGGTGGATACCAACCGCCAGCTATACGATGCTCTGCTGCAGCGTTATAAAGAAATTGGTGTCGCAGGCGGCGTGGGCGTGAACAATATCGCTATCGTTGACGAGGCTATCGTTCCGGAAAAGCCCTCCAGCCCCAAGCTGATACTCAACCTGCTGCTAGCGCTGTTTTGCGGTGCCGCGGTGGGGGCTGGCCTGGCCTTCCTATTCGATCAGAGCGATGAGCGGATTTCGGACCCGGAGGAAGTGCGGAAGCTGCTTGGGCTCCCCGTTCTGGGTACGATCCCGCGGTCGAAGGAAGGTTCGCCAGAAATGGCTCTGCGCGATCGGAAGTCGGAAATCGTCGAGGCTTATCTCGCCGTCCAGACGAACTTGCAGCTCGCCAGTGCCAGCGGTATTCCGCGCGTCATTTCGGTCACCAGTACCCGGCCTACCGAAGGCAAGTCGACAACGGCTTTCGCTTTAGCCACCATGCTCGGTCGGTCGAACGCCCGGGTGGTCCTGATCGACTGCGACATGCGCTCGCCGTCCGTCCACAAGCTGCTCGATGTGAAGCACGATAACGGTGTCAGCAACTATCTGGCCGGCGTTGATAGTTTCGATGAAATGCTGGTCCCGGTGGACGACTATGGCTTCACCGCTATTACGGCGGGCCCGATCCCGCCCAATGCAGCCGAGCTGCTTACGAGCGATCGCCTCTCTAAGATGATCGACGCGCTTCTGACCCGCTTTGATTACGTTGTGATCGATGCTCCGCCGGTCCTGGGTCTTGCCGACGCTCCTCTCATCGGCAGCCGCGTCGAAGGAGTCATTTACGCCATCGAATCCAACGGCGCCCGGTCTACTTTCGTCAAGGCCGCCATCGCCCGTCTGCGGGCGGCGAATGTTCCGATCCTCGGCGCGGTCCTGACCAAGTTTGAGCCGAAGCGCGCTAAATATGGCTATGGCTATACCTATGGCTACACCTACGGCGAGAAGGATGCACGCGGGAGCGCTGCTCTTGACGGATAA
- a CDS encoding glycosyltransferase family 4 protein, with the protein MKITLITSGAITVPNFRGLLIQSLNRQGHNLSAMAPDWNDELRERTRAYGAEPVDIALDRAGVHPIRDALNCWLLAGQLRRTAPDAVLCYFAKPAIFGTLAAWIARVPRRIALIEGLGYVFTEGEDSGGAKRWLLRTITKLLYRNALRAADKVAFLNEDDAGQFRAMGLVTADKIIVLGGIGVDLQELKPSSPPAGPPSFIMMARLLREKGVREYVAAARIVKARHPDARFVLLGDRDANPGSVSWGELDAWIADGIVEWPGHVDNVPEWLSDASVFVLPSYREGVPRSTQEAAALGRAVITTDAVGCRETVVDGRNGFVVPVRSVDELAEAMERFVKQPELVARMGAESRALAEERFDALRWNERMTKLLTEPL; encoded by the coding sequence ATGAAGATTACGCTCATCACTAGTGGTGCGATCACCGTACCAAACTTCCGCGGCCTGCTTATCCAGTCGCTGAACAGGCAAGGGCACAATTTGAGCGCGATGGCGCCTGACTGGAATGATGAACTGCGCGAGCGCACGCGCGCATATGGCGCGGAACCGGTAGATATAGCGCTGGACCGGGCGGGCGTGCATCCCATTCGCGATGCACTGAATTGTTGGTTGCTGGCGGGGCAGTTGCGCCGCACGGCACCTGATGCCGTGCTTTGCTATTTCGCCAAGCCCGCCATTTTCGGTACGTTGGCCGCGTGGATCGCGCGAGTGCCACGCCGGATCGCACTGATCGAAGGTCTGGGGTACGTCTTTACCGAAGGTGAAGATAGCGGCGGCGCGAAGCGGTGGCTTCTGCGTACCATTACTAAACTGCTTTATCGTAACGCTCTGCGTGCCGCCGATAAGGTTGCGTTTCTGAATGAAGACGACGCCGGTCAATTCCGAGCAATGGGTCTCGTAACGGCGGACAAGATCATCGTTCTCGGCGGAATCGGCGTCGATCTGCAAGAACTCAAACCGTCCTCTCCGCCGGCGGGTCCGCCGAGTTTCATCATGATGGCCCGCCTTCTGCGCGAGAAGGGCGTGCGCGAATATGTCGCGGCGGCCCGCATTGTGAAGGCCCGCCATCCTGATGCTCGCTTCGTCCTTCTGGGTGACCGCGATGCCAATCCGGGCAGCGTTTCATGGGGTGAGCTGGACGCATGGATTGCGGACGGCATCGTGGAATGGCCAGGCCATGTCGACAATGTCCCCGAATGGCTTTCCGATGCCAGTGTCTTCGTGCTGCCGTCCTATCGCGAAGGCGTGCCGCGCAGCACACAAGAAGCCGCGGCACTGGGTCGTGCAGTCATCACTACCGATGCGGTCGGATGCCGGGAGACGGTGGTCGATGGCCGCAATGGCTTCGTCGTGCCGGTCCGCTCTGTTGACGAACTGGCCGAAGCCATGGAGCGTTTCGTTAAGCAACCGGAATTGGTCGCGCGGATGGGCGCAGAAAGCCGCGCTCTCGCCGAAGAACGGTTCGATGCCCTGCGATGGAATGAACGAATGACCAAGCTGCTGACCGAACCACTCTGA
- a CDS encoding right-handed parallel beta-helix repeat-containing protein, which produces MGDQEFTAVSRRVALAGFAGMAALSGLACQPVAGSERSVELPDFRQRGDVDDNAAFRRALAASLHIHFPAGKGTAADGAYLLSATDKDNLPSQLELSGDGADKSVIRRSYHSGSGPFILHVDSGSADPARNVAGLVIHDLAFEDEVQERGFSEFDYLVMLNGVSDVLLRKLRFTGFRGDALHFGSSTVSHVERHNRRIEVRGCVFDGVNSNNRNAISVIDGDGLLIENCHFINCSRTGDGGRSAPDPMNPETGISMPGPIDLEPNQDDFAIVRNIAIRSNVFTGGGGQAVNLNLLPDFFVGTAQSGIVIEGNQIANRWGAFGVQAGANPDGKDARSNAITFAGNEVSNCNKPFIVDGLRGFVMRGNSFTDCASMAELGYVNGNRDVVITDNIFERLGETEGGYGLWIRTVQNLTLVNNQFVDIGLRNGTFGIAIALVDGAMQQVRISGNRFASPRGRMKEALTVFRDAAPRRASFVVQSNVMAFSAPNILRALGL; this is translated from the coding sequence ATGGGTGATCAGGAATTTACTGCGGTATCTCGGCGCGTTGCCTTGGCCGGATTTGCCGGTATGGCCGCCTTATCAGGGCTCGCTTGCCAGCCCGTCGCGGGATCGGAGCGATCCGTCGAACTGCCGGACTTTCGCCAGCGCGGCGATGTGGACGATAATGCGGCTTTTCGCCGTGCTCTGGCCGCATCGTTGCATATTCATTTCCCGGCAGGGAAGGGTACCGCTGCCGATGGTGCCTATCTGCTGTCGGCGACGGACAAGGACAATTTGCCCTCCCAGCTGGAATTGAGCGGGGACGGTGCGGATAAAAGCGTTATCCGGCGATCTTATCACAGCGGAAGTGGTCCGTTCATCTTGCACGTCGACAGCGGAAGCGCGGACCCTGCGCGCAATGTCGCCGGGCTAGTCATTCACGATCTCGCCTTTGAAGATGAGGTGCAGGAGCGCGGTTTTTCCGAGTTCGATTATCTCGTGATGCTGAACGGCGTCAGTGATGTATTGCTTCGTAAATTACGCTTCACGGGTTTTCGGGGTGATGCGCTTCATTTCGGTTCGTCCACCGTTTCTCACGTCGAGCGACATAATCGCCGCATTGAGGTGCGCGGGTGCGTGTTTGACGGCGTCAATTCTAATAATCGAAATGCGATTTCCGTGATTGATGGTGACGGTCTTCTTATCGAGAATTGCCATTTCATCAATTGCAGCCGCACCGGCGATGGCGGCCGCAGCGCCCCTGATCCAATGAATCCGGAAACGGGGATATCGATGCCCGGCCCGATCGACCTTGAACCCAATCAGGACGATTTTGCGATTGTCCGTAATATCGCTATTCGTAGCAACGTCTTCACTGGGGGCGGCGGACAGGCCGTGAACCTAAACCTCTTGCCCGACTTCTTTGTTGGGACAGCTCAGTCGGGTATCGTGATCGAGGGCAATCAGATCGCAAACCGCTGGGGAGCGTTCGGTGTTCAGGCCGGGGCAAATCCGGATGGAAAGGATGCTCGATCGAACGCGATTACTTTTGCAGGCAACGAAGTTTCCAACTGCAACAAACCTTTTATCGTCGATGGATTGCGCGGCTTCGTCATGCGGGGGAACAGCTTTACCGACTGCGCCAGCATGGCGGAACTGGGCTATGTTAATGGCAATCGCGATGTGGTGATAACGGACAATATATTCGAGCGATTGGGTGAAACGGAGGGAGGCTATGGACTTTGGATCCGCACGGTCCAAAATTTGACGCTCGTTAACAATCAGTTCGTGGACATCGGCCTGAGAAACGGAACTTTCGGCATTGCGATCGCCTTGGTGGACGGCGCGATGCAGCAGGTCAGGATCAGCGGAAATCGCTTCGCTAGTCCGCGTGGACGTATGAAGGAGGCGCTGACTGTATTTCGCGACGCCGCGCCACGCCGCGCAAGCTTTGTGGTGCAGAGCAATGTTATGGCTTTCAGCGCACCCAACATTTTACGCGCTCTAGGTCTTTGA
- a CDS encoding sugar transferase — protein sequence MLLLSSSRSPWRRIDVQLGGGLLLAAIIPSALRMLILEPDAHAVLYQTTLGVIAAIIAGFWLLRNITTYPGAQGGSYVIPVFTASYFIMLMVFVLGRLDYNRSAVASGYLLIIIWSVFTSIMVQRNQHLRIGYLPFGDPAIRQSIDGVTWHLIDDTKTDVTGLDAVAADLRIDLPNEWDRRLADYALQRVPVFHVKTLVESLTGRVELEHLSENSFGSLIPLSAYMWVKHILDWITALLVGIVLLPLLLLIGLLVRLDTPGPALFQQTRIGFSGHPFTVFKFRTMFSERPPIDTADPLRAAMTQEGDVRITRIGKILRRTRLDELPQILNILRGEMSWIGPRPEAETLSRWYEVEIPFYRYRHIVRPGVAGWAQVCQGHVSEVDDVRSKLHYDFYYIKNFSPWIDLLIVARTVRIVITGFGSK from the coding sequence ATGTTGCTTCTTTCCTCATCAAGATCACCCTGGCGCAGGATCGATGTGCAGCTTGGCGGCGGCCTTTTGCTGGCCGCTATCATTCCGTCAGCTTTGCGAATGCTGATACTAGAGCCGGATGCGCATGCAGTCCTTTACCAGACCACGCTGGGCGTAATCGCAGCGATCATTGCAGGCTTCTGGCTACTGCGGAACATCACGACGTACCCCGGTGCGCAAGGCGGTAGCTACGTCATCCCTGTATTCACCGCTTCCTACTTCATCATGCTGATGGTGTTTGTGCTCGGGCGGCTCGACTACAATCGCTCGGCTGTTGCGTCGGGTTATCTACTGATCATAATATGGTCAGTATTCACGAGCATTATGGTTCAAAGAAACCAGCATTTGCGGATCGGCTATTTGCCCTTTGGCGATCCCGCTATTCGGCAAAGCATAGATGGTGTTACCTGGCATCTGATCGATGACACCAAAACTGATGTTACTGGCCTGGACGCAGTGGCTGCGGACTTGCGTATTGATCTGCCGAATGAATGGGATCGCCGCTTGGCCGACTATGCTCTCCAGCGCGTCCCGGTTTTTCATGTGAAGACGCTCGTGGAGAGCCTTACCGGAAGGGTAGAACTGGAGCATCTTTCGGAAAATAGCTTCGGGTCGCTCATCCCTCTTTCCGCCTATATGTGGGTTAAGCACATTCTGGATTGGATTACGGCCTTGTTGGTCGGGATAGTTTTGCTGCCGTTACTGTTGTTGATTGGCCTTCTGGTGCGTCTGGATACGCCCGGCCCGGCTTTATTCCAGCAGACCCGGATCGGCTTCAGCGGTCACCCCTTTACCGTTTTCAAATTTCGCACGATGTTCAGCGAGCGACCACCAATTGATACTGCTGATCCGCTACGTGCGGCAATGACGCAGGAGGGCGATGTCCGAATTACGCGCATTGGCAAAATCCTGCGCCGGACGCGGCTCGACGAGCTTCCTCAAATCTTGAACATCTTGCGCGGCGAAATGAGTTGGATCGGCCCGCGACCCGAGGCGGAGACATTGTCACGCTGGTATGAGGTGGAAATTCCGTTCTATCGCTACCGCCACATCGTCCGTCCCGGTGTCGCAGGCTGGGCGCAGGTTTGCCAAGGACATGTGAGCGAAGTCGATGACGTGCGGAGCAAACTGCATTACGACTTTTACTACATTAAAAATTTCTCGCCCTGGATCGATCTGTTGATCGTTGCGCGTACCGTTAGGATCGTGATTACCGGCTTTGGCTCGAAATAA